The proteins below come from a single Triticum aestivum cultivar Chinese Spring chromosome 5D, IWGSC CS RefSeq v2.1, whole genome shotgun sequence genomic window:
- the LOC123124480 gene encoding aquaporin PIP2-6, translated as MGKEVDVGALEAGGARDYSDPPPAPLVDVDELGKWSLYRAVIAEFVATLLFLYITVSTVIGYKHQTDASASGPDAACGGVGILGIAWAFGGMIFVLVYCTAGISGGHINPAVTFGLFLARRVSLVRALLYMAAQCLGAVCGVGLVKGFQSGLYARHGGGANEVGAGYSVGAGLAAEIVGTFVLVYTVFSATDSKRNARDSHVPVLAPLPIGFAVFMVHLATIPITGTGINPARSLGAAVIYNGDKAWSDQWIFWVGPFIGAAIAALYHQTILRASARGYGSFRSNA; from the exons ATGGGCAAAGAGGTCGACGTGGGTGCCCTCGAGGCCGGCGGCGCCCGGGACTACTCCGACCCTCCGCCGGCCCCGCTGGTGGACGTCGATGAGCTCGGCAAGTGGTCCCTGTACCGCGCGGTGATCGCCGAGTTCGTGGCCACGCTGCTCTTCCTCTACATCACGGTGTCCACCGTCATCGGGTACAAGCACCAGACGGACGCGTCGGCGTCGGGGCCCGACGCGGCGTGCGGTGGGGTGGGCATCCTCGGCATCGCGTGGGCGTTCGGGGGCATGATCTTCGTCCTCGTCTACTGCACCGCCGGCATCTCCGGCGGGCACATTAACCCGGCCGTGACGTTCGGCCTCTTCCTGGCGCGCAGGGTGTCCCTGGTGCGCGCGCTGCTCTACATGGCCGCGCAGTGCCTCGGCGCCGTCTGCGGCGTCGGGCTCGTCAAGGGGTTCCAGAGCGGGCTCTACGCGCGCCACGGCGGCGGCGCGAACGAGGTCGGCGCCGGGTACTCGGTCGGTGCGGGGCTCGCCGCGGAGATCGTCGGCACCTTCGTGCTCGTCTACACCGTCTTCTCCGCCACCGATTCCAAGCGCAACGCTCGTGACTCCCACGTCCCG GTGTTGGCGCCGCTGCCAATCGGGTTCGCGGTGTTCATGGTGCACCTGGCCACCATCCCGATCACCGGGACGGGGATCAACCCGGCGAGGAGTCTCGGCGCCGCCGTCATATACAACGGCGACAAAGCCTGGAGCGATCAG TGGATCTTCTGGGTGGGGCCGTTCATCGGCGCGGCGATCGCAGCGCTCTACCACCAGACGATCCTCCGCGCAAGCGCCAGGGGCTATGGCTCCTTCCGGAGCAACGCCTAG
- the LOC123119874 gene encoding phosphoglucomutase isoform X1 produces MAALSAKVIQNAFLAQDGPRTRHNPRYTCDFCALNTRSMHSVQGCRLSLADTSAKWLNTTSTAWISFGKQGNISCNATQGASDVLSIDKVDFLKLQNGSDIRGVAIAGVEGEPVNLTELVAEAIAAAFAAWLLNKKKADGLRRLRISVGHDSRISAHKLQNAITHGITAAGHDVLQFGLASTPAMFNSTLTKDAINHCPADGGIMITASHLPYNRNGFKFFTSDGGLNKTDIKDILERASRVYEESAHCGKQEQTGVVTHVDYMSIYASDLVQAVLKSAGNKEKPLEGLHIVVDAGNGAGGFFVDKVLKPLGAVTDGSQFLEPDGLFPNHIPNPEDKAAMEAITQAVLNNKADLGIIFDTDVDRSAAVDSSGRELNRNRLIALMSAIVLEEHPGTTVVTDSVTSDGLTAFIEKKLGGKHHRFKRGYKNVIDEAIRLNSTGEESHLAMETSGHGALKENHWLDDGAYMMVKLLNKLAGARTLNPNIGSKVLTDLVEGLEEAAVTVEIRLKIDQNHADLKGGSFRDYGESILKHLESVISKDPNLNKAPKNHEGVRVSGYGGWFLLRLSLHDPVLPLNIEAQSKNDAMKLGLAVLAAASEFSALDTTALNKFLQQ; encoded by the exons CATTATCAGCGAAGGTCATACAAAATGCATTCTTGGCACAAGATGGTCCACGGACTAGGCACAATCCAAGATATACCTGTGACTTTTGTGCCCTCAATACCCGCAGCATGCATTCCGTCCAGGGGTGTAGATTATCATTAGCTGATACTTCAGCCAAGTGGTTAAATACCACATCAACAGCATGGATTAGCTTTGGGAAACAAGGAAATATTAGCTGCAATG CTACTCAAGGTGCCAGTGATGTCTTGTCCATTGACAAAGTTGATTTTCTCAAGCTACAAAATGGCAG TGATATTCGTGGTGTTGCTATTGCTGGGGTTGAAGGTGAGCCTGTCAATCTTACGGAGCTTGTTGCTGAAGCTATAGCTGCTGCATTTGCTGCATGGTTATTAAACAAGAAGAAAGCGGATGGCTTGAGACGTTTAAGAATCTCTGTTGGACATGATTCACGAATTTCTGCTCATAAATTGCAG AATGCAATTACTCATGGAATCACTGCTGCCGGACATGATGTTCTACAGTTTGG ATTGGCTTCAACACCGGCAATGTTCAACAGTACACTTACCAAAGATGCGATAAATCATTGCCCAGCAGATGGAGGCATAATGATAACAG CGAGCCATTTACCCTACAATCGGAATGGTTTCAAGTTTTTTACAAGTGATGGTGGTCTAAATAAGACTGATATTAAAGATATATTGGAGCGGGCTTCTAGAGTTTACGAGGAATCTGCACATTGTGGCAAACAAGAACAGACCGGTGTCGTGACTCATGTGGACTACATGTCAATTTATGCTTCTGATCTAGTGCAAGCAGTTCTTAAATCTGCTGGAAACAAAG AGAAACCATTGGAGGGACTGCACATAGTTGTTGATGCAGGGAATGGAGCAGGTGGCTTTTTTGTG GATAAGGTACTAAAACCATTAGGAGCTGTTACTGATGGGAGCCAATTCCTGGAGCCTGATG GTTTGTTTCCCAATCATATTCCGAATCCTGAGGACAAAGCTGCAATGGAAGCCATTACACAAGCAGTGCTTAATAATAAGGCAGACTTGGGCATCATATTTGATACTGATGTTGACAG GTCAGCTGCTGTTGATTCCAGTGGACGTGAGTTGAACCGCAACCGATTGATTGCTTTGATGTCTGCCATAGTTCTTGAGGAG CATCCAGGAACCACTGTTGTGACTGATAGCGTGACATCAGATGGACTGACTGCATTTATTGAGAAGAAACTTG GAGGGAAACACCATCGATTCAAGCGAGGATACAAGAATGTAATAGATGAGGCTATTCGTCTG AATTCTACTGGTGAGGAATCACATTTGGCGATGGAAACAAGTGGCCATGGAGCACTGAAAGAGAATCACTGGCTCGATGATGGAGCATATATGATG GTTAAACTTCTGAATAAACTTGCTGGTGCCAGAACATTGAACCCAAACATCGGTAGTAAAGTTTTGACTGATTTGGTCGAGGGCCTTGAGGAGGCTGCTGTGACAGTGGAGATAAGGTTGAAGATTGATCAAAATCATGCAGATTTGAAAGGAGG GTCCTTCCGTGACTATGGAGAATCAATCTTGAAACATTTGGAGAGTGTGATCAGCAAAGACCCAAATCTAAACAAAGCCCCGAAGAATCATGAAGGC GTCAGAGTTTCTGGATATGGTGGCTGGTTTCTGTTGAGGCTATCCCTCCATGATCCGGTTCTTCCCCTTAATATTGAG GCACAAAGCAAGAATGACGCCATGAAGCTCGGACTTGCAGTGCTTGCTGCTGCGAGTGAATTTTCAGCATTGGACACAACTGCATTGAACAAGTTTTTGCAGCAGTGA
- the LOC123119874 gene encoding phosphoglucomutase isoform X3, with protein sequence MAATQGASDVLSIDKVDFLKLQNGSDIRGVAIAGVEGEPVNLTELVAEAIAAAFAAWLLNKKKADGLRRLRISVGHDSRISAHKLQNAITHGITAAGHDVLQFGLASTPAMFNSTLTKDAINHCPADGGIMITASHLPYNRNGFKFFTSDGGLNKTDIKDILERASRVYEESAHCGKQEQTGVVTHVDYMSIYASDLVQAVLKSAGNKEKPLEGLHIVVDAGNGAGGFFVDKVLKPLGAVTDGSQFLEPDGLFPNHIPNPEDKAAMEAITQAVLNNKADLGIIFDTDVDRSAAVDSSGRELNRNRLIALMSAIVLEEHPGTTVVTDSVTSDGLTAFIEKKLGGKHHRFKRGYKNVIDEAIRLNSTGEESHLAMETSGHGALKENHWLDDGAYMMVKLLNKLAGARTLNPNIGSKVLTDLVEGLEEAAVTVEIRLKIDQNHADLKGGSFRDYGESILKHLESVISKDPNLNKAPKNHEGVRVSGYGGWFLLRLSLHDPVLPLNIEAQSKNDAMKLGLAVLAAASEFSALDTTALNKFLQQ encoded by the exons CTACTCAAGGTGCCAGTGATGTCTTGTCCATTGACAAAGTTGATTTTCTCAAGCTACAAAATGGCAG TGATATTCGTGGTGTTGCTATTGCTGGGGTTGAAGGTGAGCCTGTCAATCTTACGGAGCTTGTTGCTGAAGCTATAGCTGCTGCATTTGCTGCATGGTTATTAAACAAGAAGAAAGCGGATGGCTTGAGACGTTTAAGAATCTCTGTTGGACATGATTCACGAATTTCTGCTCATAAATTGCAG AATGCAATTACTCATGGAATCACTGCTGCCGGACATGATGTTCTACAGTTTGG ATTGGCTTCAACACCGGCAATGTTCAACAGTACACTTACCAAAGATGCGATAAATCATTGCCCAGCAGATGGAGGCATAATGATAACAG CGAGCCATTTACCCTACAATCGGAATGGTTTCAAGTTTTTTACAAGTGATGGTGGTCTAAATAAGACTGATATTAAAGATATATTGGAGCGGGCTTCTAGAGTTTACGAGGAATCTGCACATTGTGGCAAACAAGAACAGACCGGTGTCGTGACTCATGTGGACTACATGTCAATTTATGCTTCTGATCTAGTGCAAGCAGTTCTTAAATCTGCTGGAAACAAAG AGAAACCATTGGAGGGACTGCACATAGTTGTTGATGCAGGGAATGGAGCAGGTGGCTTTTTTGTG GATAAGGTACTAAAACCATTAGGAGCTGTTACTGATGGGAGCCAATTCCTGGAGCCTGATG GTTTGTTTCCCAATCATATTCCGAATCCTGAGGACAAAGCTGCAATGGAAGCCATTACACAAGCAGTGCTTAATAATAAGGCAGACTTGGGCATCATATTTGATACTGATGTTGACAG GTCAGCTGCTGTTGATTCCAGTGGACGTGAGTTGAACCGCAACCGATTGATTGCTTTGATGTCTGCCATAGTTCTTGAGGAG CATCCAGGAACCACTGTTGTGACTGATAGCGTGACATCAGATGGACTGACTGCATTTATTGAGAAGAAACTTG GAGGGAAACACCATCGATTCAAGCGAGGATACAAGAATGTAATAGATGAGGCTATTCGTCTG AATTCTACTGGTGAGGAATCACATTTGGCGATGGAAACAAGTGGCCATGGAGCACTGAAAGAGAATCACTGGCTCGATGATGGAGCATATATGATG GTTAAACTTCTGAATAAACTTGCTGGTGCCAGAACATTGAACCCAAACATCGGTAGTAAAGTTTTGACTGATTTGGTCGAGGGCCTTGAGGAGGCTGCTGTGACAGTGGAGATAAGGTTGAAGATTGATCAAAATCATGCAGATTTGAAAGGAGG GTCCTTCCGTGACTATGGAGAATCAATCTTGAAACATTTGGAGAGTGTGATCAGCAAAGACCCAAATCTAAACAAAGCCCCGAAGAATCATGAAGGC GTCAGAGTTTCTGGATATGGTGGCTGGTTTCTGTTGAGGCTATCCCTCCATGATCCGGTTCTTCCCCTTAATATTGAG GCACAAAGCAAGAATGACGCCATGAAGCTCGGACTTGCAGTGCTTGCTGCTGCGAGTGAATTTTCAGCATTGGACACAACTGCATTGAACAAGTTTTTGCAGCAGTGA
- the LOC123119874 gene encoding phosphoglucomutase isoform X2 — MVCYRLSMIVISLPTQGASDVLSIDKVDFLKLQNGSDIRGVAIAGVEGEPVNLTELVAEAIAAAFAAWLLNKKKADGLRRLRISVGHDSRISAHKLQNAITHGITAAGHDVLQFGLASTPAMFNSTLTKDAINHCPADGGIMITASHLPYNRNGFKFFTSDGGLNKTDIKDILERASRVYEESAHCGKQEQTGVVTHVDYMSIYASDLVQAVLKSAGNKEKPLEGLHIVVDAGNGAGGFFVDKVLKPLGAVTDGSQFLEPDGLFPNHIPNPEDKAAMEAITQAVLNNKADLGIIFDTDVDRSAAVDSSGRELNRNRLIALMSAIVLEEHPGTTVVTDSVTSDGLTAFIEKKLGGKHHRFKRGYKNVIDEAIRLNSTGEESHLAMETSGHGALKENHWLDDGAYMMVKLLNKLAGARTLNPNIGSKVLTDLVEGLEEAAVTVEIRLKIDQNHADLKGGSFRDYGESILKHLESVISKDPNLNKAPKNHEGVRVSGYGGWFLLRLSLHDPVLPLNIEAQSKNDAMKLGLAVLAAASEFSALDTTALNKFLQQ; from the exons ATGGTCTGTTATAGGCTCTCAATGATCGTTATTAGTTTAC CTACTCAAGGTGCCAGTGATGTCTTGTCCATTGACAAAGTTGATTTTCTCAAGCTACAAAATGGCAG TGATATTCGTGGTGTTGCTATTGCTGGGGTTGAAGGTGAGCCTGTCAATCTTACGGAGCTTGTTGCTGAAGCTATAGCTGCTGCATTTGCTGCATGGTTATTAAACAAGAAGAAAGCGGATGGCTTGAGACGTTTAAGAATCTCTGTTGGACATGATTCACGAATTTCTGCTCATAAATTGCAG AATGCAATTACTCATGGAATCACTGCTGCCGGACATGATGTTCTACAGTTTGG ATTGGCTTCAACACCGGCAATGTTCAACAGTACACTTACCAAAGATGCGATAAATCATTGCCCAGCAGATGGAGGCATAATGATAACAG CGAGCCATTTACCCTACAATCGGAATGGTTTCAAGTTTTTTACAAGTGATGGTGGTCTAAATAAGACTGATATTAAAGATATATTGGAGCGGGCTTCTAGAGTTTACGAGGAATCTGCACATTGTGGCAAACAAGAACAGACCGGTGTCGTGACTCATGTGGACTACATGTCAATTTATGCTTCTGATCTAGTGCAAGCAGTTCTTAAATCTGCTGGAAACAAAG AGAAACCATTGGAGGGACTGCACATAGTTGTTGATGCAGGGAATGGAGCAGGTGGCTTTTTTGTG GATAAGGTACTAAAACCATTAGGAGCTGTTACTGATGGGAGCCAATTCCTGGAGCCTGATG GTTTGTTTCCCAATCATATTCCGAATCCTGAGGACAAAGCTGCAATGGAAGCCATTACACAAGCAGTGCTTAATAATAAGGCAGACTTGGGCATCATATTTGATACTGATGTTGACAG GTCAGCTGCTGTTGATTCCAGTGGACGTGAGTTGAACCGCAACCGATTGATTGCTTTGATGTCTGCCATAGTTCTTGAGGAG CATCCAGGAACCACTGTTGTGACTGATAGCGTGACATCAGATGGACTGACTGCATTTATTGAGAAGAAACTTG GAGGGAAACACCATCGATTCAAGCGAGGATACAAGAATGTAATAGATGAGGCTATTCGTCTG AATTCTACTGGTGAGGAATCACATTTGGCGATGGAAACAAGTGGCCATGGAGCACTGAAAGAGAATCACTGGCTCGATGATGGAGCATATATGATG GTTAAACTTCTGAATAAACTTGCTGGTGCCAGAACATTGAACCCAAACATCGGTAGTAAAGTTTTGACTGATTTGGTCGAGGGCCTTGAGGAGGCTGCTGTGACAGTGGAGATAAGGTTGAAGATTGATCAAAATCATGCAGATTTGAAAGGAGG GTCCTTCCGTGACTATGGAGAATCAATCTTGAAACATTTGGAGAGTGTGATCAGCAAAGACCCAAATCTAAACAAAGCCCCGAAGAATCATGAAGGC GTCAGAGTTTCTGGATATGGTGGCTGGTTTCTGTTGAGGCTATCCCTCCATGATCCGGTTCTTCCCCTTAATATTGAG GCACAAAGCAAGAATGACGCCATGAAGCTCGGACTTGCAGTGCTTGCTGCTGCGAGTGAATTTTCAGCATTGGACACAACTGCATTGAACAAGTTTTTGCAGCAGTGA